The Molothrus aeneus isolate 106 chromosome 23, BPBGC_Maene_1.0, whole genome shotgun sequence nucleotide sequence gacaggacaaggagcaatggccataaaataaaacacaacgAGTTCCACCTCAGCGTGGGGAAGAACTTCTTGCCATGAGGGTGGCAGAGCCGTGGAACAGCTGCCCACCCCAAATGACTGATGCTTTGCTAATTATTAATAACTAATAATTATTGTCAAATGATAATGACTTATCCAGCATTCTGATGCCGCATAATGAAGGTGTGAGCTGTTCCacagtgctgggacaggggcagagttggttttctatttaatttaatatttttcatgtgtttctCCCCGCAGCCCCTCACGCTCAGAGCACCCACCCgagctgcagggaggaagcagagcctggtgctgctcccacagcctggcagcagggaaggcatcagccccaggcagagctccaTCCTCAGCTTCTTCAGCCCCCAGCCAGGTACTCAGCCCTCACCAACCCAGCTCTCCTCTCCTGGGCAGAAAATGCTGGGCATTTTGTGGGGCACAGGGCAAAGGTTGGAACTCCCAGGAAGGGGGAGCTGGATGGTCCTGGGAACTTGGATTTTATATGGAATGGTTTCCAAGGTAAAACTTGGATTTTCTATGGAATTATTTCAGAGGTAAAACttggattttttaatgaaatggtTTCCGAGGCAAAACTTGGATTTTCTATGGGATGGTTTCAGAGGCAAACATGGGGCTCGATGCCAGTGTGAGGCCAGGGTAGAGCTGGGGAgttctgggggtttttggtgactctgggctgcagctgcagctctggggctgtgccagggcagcctctgcagctctggggacccctgggggtggtggcagtgctggggacagtccctggggacactcagggcacagcagggatgctctgggggtgGTTAATGGCTCAGCTTTCACCAATTCCTTGTTGTTTGCAGATGAAAGAGACAAAGAGAACCTCAggcctgctgctccctgggaggaATCCAGGGTGAAGATCCTGCCCTTGCCACGGCTGGAGGGAGCCCAGGAGGAGCcccccggggctgggcaggggctgcagggcacagcccggGCAGGACAAACACCCCTGGAGCCCCAGGTGGGGCCTCAGAGGCTCAGCAAAGcctcccctggggctgggggggattcctggggctggggcagcagcaacCCCTGGGTGTCTCCTGCAGGAACGGCCTCAGGGGGCAGGACAGCATTGCCcggccccagagctgggccagggcacaCAAACccggccccaggggctgctcccagcgGGGTTTGCTGCTCCCCCCAGAGCCcggggccagcacagcccctgcggGAGCGGGGCCAGGCCCCAGCGGGGCCCTGCATGgagctcctgtgccaggggagggacagggacagggacagcccctccagggccacccgcagcccctccagggacagggacagggacatccccacagccaggcagctcctctgccaggcGAGCAGGGTCACtgcccacagggacagggacagggccacccccagcccctccaggga carries:
- the LOC136566040 gene encoding aurora kinase A- and ninein-interacting protein-like, with protein sequence MRRRRGAGAAPAEACGVWLDTAELKRGRAPPLTLRAPTRAAGRKQSLVLLPQPGSREGISPRQSSILSFFSPQPDERDKENLRPAAPWEESRVKILPLPRLEGAQEEPPGAGQGLQGTARAGQTPLEPQVGPQRLSKASPGAGGDSWGWGSSNPWVSPAGTASGGRTALPGPRAGPGHTNPAPGAAPSGVCCSPQSPGPAQPLRERGQAPAGPCMELLCQGRDRDRDSPSRATRSPSRDRDRDIPTARQLLCQASRVTAHRDRDRATPSPSRDRDTPRGTPSPPRAPHPPELGSEPLFTQDSEGNRVIKHW